CCCAGGAGATCACCGACCGCACCACCACGCTGGTCAAGAACGACGACGATCTGCTCCCGCTGACGCCCGGCGCCGCGAACGTGCTGGTCGCGGGTTGGGGTGCCGGCACCACCGCAGGCATCGCCGCCGGTCTCCAGAAGCGTGGCGCGACCACCCAGGTGCTCGAGTCGGGCACCACCCCCACCGATGCCGAGATCGATGCCGCGGTGCAGGCCGCCGAGGGCAAGGACCTCGTCGTCGTGCCGACCAACAACGCCTGGCAGGTCGACGCGGCCACCGGCGAGCCGACCGCGGGGGCCGTTGCCCAGACCAAGCTGGTCAAGGCGCTGCTCGCCACCGACACCCCTGTCGTGGTGGCCGCGATGCGCAACCCCTACGACGTCGCCTCGTTCCCCGAGGCCGCGACGGTGCTCGACACCTACGGCTACACCTCCCACCAGCTGGAGTCGCTGGTCAAGGTGCTCTACGGCGAGGTGAACCCGAGCGGCAAGCTGCCGGTCGAGATCCCCGACCTCTACCCGCTCGGCCACGGGCTCTCCTACTAGGTCGCAGGCTCAGGGCGCCGGCCAGATCACCTTGCCGTCCTCGCCGACCACCGCGTCGGCGTAGGACGTGTCGAACCACGACGCCGCCTGCTCCGGCGTGACCTTCTGCCCGGCGTACGTCGAGACGACCCCGGCGAGGGCGGCGACGTTGTCGGGGTCGACCGACCCGAACTTCCCCGGCAGCGGGTTGTCGGCGCCGACCTCGACCTCGGTGCGCCAGATGGCGGTCTCGTGCTTCTCGTCGGACTCGGCTCCGGCGCGGTCGTGCTGGAGGTCGATGCACTCCTCGACGTGCTCGTCGGCAGCGCAGTAGCGGTAGGCCTTGAAGACGGCGCGCAGGAAGTCCTGCACGGCGGTGGGGTGCTTCTTCGCCCACGCCGGGTTGACCGAGTGGGCGCCGAGCGAGCCCGGCACGTCGAAGTCGGTCGGCTCCCAGACCTTCACGTCCTCACCGGCCTCCTCGAGCTGGTTTGGCTCGTTGGAGACGAACCCGACCAGCGCGTCGACCTGGCCGCGGGGCAGCACGCCGGGGTCGTAGCCGACCTTGACCTGCTTGACCTTCTTCATGTCGACACCGGCCTCGGCGAGCATCGCCTGCACACCGACGGGCACCCACCCCTTGTGGCCGAGCGTCTTGCCCTCGAGATCCTTGAGGTCGGTGATGTCGGTGCCGGTCATCAGCACGTCGAGGCCGGCGTTGGAGTAGGACGAGACACCGAGCACGTCGAGCCCGCTGGCGTTCGACGTCATGATGTCCTGCTCCGAGAGCGGCCCGACCTGCACCTTCCCGGCGGCGATCAGCTTGGCGTTCTGGGAGACGTCGCCCGACCCGGGCTGGAGCTCGACGTCGAGGCACAGGTCGTTGAAGTAGCCCAGCTGGTCAGCGGCGATGACCTCCAGGATCGAGGCGGACGCCTGCCAGTAATAGCCCGACATGTAGGTGATCTTCCCGGCGTCCTGGTTCTTCTCGCAGCGGCCGGCCGAGGCGGCGCTGCCCTTCTCCCCGGGCTCGTCCGAGGACCCGCAGGCGGCCAGCGCGACGAGGAGGACCGTCGAGGTGAGGACAGCAGTGATCGCGCGCAGGCGAGGCATCGAGAGCTCCTTGGGAATCAAGACTGGTGCCAGTGGAGGACCCGGCGCTCGGCGAGCGTCACGAGCCAGAACAGCAGCGACCCGAGCGCCGCGAGGACGAAGATCGCTGCCCACACCGTAGCCAGTCTGTTCTGCGAGCTGGCCACCTGTATCACGCTGCCGAGCCCGTCGGCCGAGCCCGCGGCGGAGAGCTCGGCGACCACGGCCCCGATCATCGAGAGCGGGAAGACGATCCGCAGCGAGGCGAAGACGTAGGGCAGCGATGCCGGCACGCGCAGGTGGCGCAGCACCTCGAACCGGCTCGCGGCCACCGTGCGATAGACCTGCAGCACCGGGCCCGGCACCGTACGCAGGCCGGCGGCCACGTTGATCAGGATCGGGAAGAAGCAGACCAGCGCGGTCAGCACCACCTTCGGCGCCATCCCGAAGCCGAGCGCGACCACGAGAAGCGGCGCGATCGCCACCAGCGGGGTCACCGAGAGCACCACGGCCACCGGCATCACCGCACGCCGCACCACGCCGATCTCGCTCACCACGACGGCGAGCAGGAACGCCGCCACGAACCCGATCCCCAGCCCCACCAGCGCCTCGCTCAGCGTGACGAGCGTGTTGGAGACGAAGTAGGCCGGGTCGTCGCTCAGCACGGCCGCGATCTCGCCGAGCGGCACGAACAGGTAGGGCATCTGCCGCGCGCCGACCTCCCAGGCGAACCCGAGCACCACCAGCAGGAGCACGAACGGGAGCCAGTAGGCCGGGCGGAGCACCCGCCGCCTCACCGCACGACCCCGCTGTGGCTGAACGCGTCGCGCAGGCTCTCGCGCAGCGCGAGCTCGTAGGCGTGGAACTCCGGCGAGGTGATGACCTCCTGGTGACGCGGGCGGGGCAGGTCGATGTCGATGACCTCGGTGATCCGGCCCGGACGCGGCGCCATCACCACCACCTTGTCGGACAGCCTGACGGCCTCGGAGATCGAGTGGGTGACGAAGACGACCGTCGCACGGGTCTGCTCCCACAGCTCGAGCAGCTGCTCCTGGAGCGCCTCGCGGGTGAACTCGTCGAGCGCACCGAAGGGCTCGTCGAGAAGGAGTACGTCGGGGCGCAGCCCGAAGGCGCGCACGATCGCCGTCCGCTGCTTCATGCCGCCGGAGAGCTCGGCCGGAAGCTTGTGGAGCGACTCCCCCAGGCCGACCTCGCGCAGCATCGCCTCGAGATCGGGGCGTACGCGATCGCCGCCGCTGCTCCTGTCTCCGCGACCCTTGACACGACGACTGCTGACGCCACGCCGGTTGACCCGGTGGGGCAGGGTCACGTTGCCGAGCACGCTCAGCCAGGGCAGCAGGGCGGGCGTCTGCGGCACGAACCCGAACGCCTTCGCCTCGGCCGCCTCCCGCGGGCTCAGGCCGCACACGGTGACCCTGCCGGCGCTGGGTCGCTCCTGCCCGCTGATCAGCCGCAGCAGCGTCGACTTGCCACAGCCCGAGGGCCCGATGACGCTCACGAACGTGCCGGGTTCGATGCTCAGGTCGATGCTGTCGAGCGCGACCACCTCGGACAGGTCGGCCTGCTCGTAGAGACGACGGATCCCGCTCATCTCGATCGTCGCTCTGCCCACGCCTCGAACGGTAGTCGCTCCGGGCTCTCGATAGTGTGACGGGCGTGCGTATCGCCACCTGGAACATCAACTCCATCCGCTCCCGCATCGACCGAGTCGAGGCATTCGTCGAGCGCCACTCGATCGACGTGCTGGCGCTGCAGGAGACCAAGGCCAAGCCCGACCAGATCCCGACGATGGGTCTGGAGGCCCGCGGCTACGAGCTCGCGACGGTCGGCTACAACCAGTGGAACGGGGTCGCGATCGCCTCGCGCGTCGGGCTGGCGGATGTTCAGGTCGGCTTCGAGGGCATGCCCACCTTCAACGACGCCGCCGAGGCCCGCGCCATCTCGGCGGTGTGCGGCGGCGTACGGGTCATGAGCGTCTACGTGCCCAACGGACGCAAGCCCGACGACCCCCACTACGCCTACAAGCTGGAGTGGATGGCGGCGCTCCAGAAGGCGTCCGGGGCATGGCACGGCGAGACGTCCGCGATGGTCGGCGACTGGAACGTCTGCCCCTTCGACGAAGACTGCTTCGACCCCAAGCAGTTCACCAGGTCGACGCACCTGACCCCGCCCGAGCGCGAGGCCTACTTCGCCATCGAGAAGGACTTCAAGGACGTCGTACGCCCGTTCGTCCCCGGTCCTGACGCCTACACCTACTTCGACTACTACCGCCAGCGTTTCGAGCGCAACCGCGGCCTGCGCATCGACTTCGTCCTCGGCTCGCCGGCGTTCGCCGAGCGGGTCACCGGCGCCTTCGTCGACCTCGACGAGCGCAACCCGGCGATCGGCACCGGCGCCCCCTCCGACCACGCCCCGGTGATCGTCGACCTCGCCGACTGAGCGATCATGTCCAGCGGCATGGGTGAGCGAACCGAACAGCACGACACCGTCTGGAGCCGCGGCACCGTGTGCGCGTTCCTCCTGGTCGCGACCGGTGCCGTGATGGCGCTGCACGCCTGGGTCCCGTCCGCCTACGGCCTCGGCAGCCTCGTGGAGACATTCCTGCCGTGGCTCGGGGCGGTCGCGGTGCTGCTCGTGCTCATCGGGCTGCTGCGTCGCTCGGTCACGGCCGTCATCGCGTTCCTGGTGCCTGCCCTCGTCTGGGCCTGGATGTTCCGCCCGGAGCTGTCCGACCACCAGGCCGACACACCGCGCCACGACCTGGTGGTCGTGCAGCACAACGTGGGCGACACCAACAAGGACATCGACGGCACCGTCGAGAAGATCCTCGCGGCCTCGCCCGACGTGGTGACGCTCGACGAGGTGCTCCCCCGGCGCATCGACGACTACACCCGAGCCTTCGGCGACGCCCTGCCGCACCACGCGACCTCCGGCACCGTCGGAGTCTGGTCGGCCGAGCCGCTGGTGAACCCGACGCCGCTCGACCTACGGCCGGGCGGCGTCGACGCCTCCTGGCGACGCGCCCTGCGTGTCGAGGTGCGCCCCGACGACGGCCCGAACGTCGCCGTCTATGCCGTGCACCTGCCCTCCACGAGGCTCGGCCTGCGTGGCCTGAACCTGTCCGTGCGCAACGAGAGCATCCGGCTGCTCGCGAAGAAGCTGGCCGACGACGACGCAGACGTGCTGATCGTCTCCGGCGACCTCAACACCGCCTACGGCGACCGCGCGCTGCGTCCGGTCACCTCGCAGGTCAGCGAACCACGGCACCGGTTCGGGTTCACCTTCCCGGCCGCGCTCCCGCTGATCCGGATCGACCACGTGCTCGCACGCGGGGCGGTGGTCGAAGACGTACGCCCGATGGACCGCACCG
The sequence above is drawn from the Nocardioides albertanoniae genome and encodes:
- a CDS encoding ABC transporter substrate-binding protein, whose translation is MPRLRAITAVLTSTVLLVALAACGSSDEPGEKGSAASAGRCEKNQDAGKITYMSGYYWQASASILEVIAADQLGYFNDLCLDVELQPGSGDVSQNAKLIAAGKVQVGPLSEQDIMTSNASGLDVLGVSSYSNAGLDVLMTGTDITDLKDLEGKTLGHKGWVPVGVQAMLAEAGVDMKKVKQVKVGYDPGVLPRGQVDALVGFVSNEPNQLEEAGEDVKVWEPTDFDVPGSLGAHSVNPAWAKKHPTAVQDFLRAVFKAYRYCAADEHVEECIDLQHDRAGAESDEKHETAIWRTEVEVGADNPLPGKFGSVDPDNVAALAGVVSTYAGQKVTPEQAASWFDTSYADAVVGEDGKVIWPAP
- a CDS encoding ABC transporter permease, which codes for MLRPAYWLPFVLLLVVLGFAWEVGARQMPYLFVPLGEIAAVLSDDPAYFVSNTLVTLSEALVGLGIGFVAAFLLAVVVSEIGVVRRAVMPVAVVLSVTPLVAIAPLLVVALGFGMAPKVVLTALVCFFPILINVAAGLRTVPGPVLQVYRTVAASRFEVLRHLRVPASLPYVFASLRIVFPLSMIGAVVAELSAAGSADGLGSVIQVASSQNRLATVWAAIFVLAALGSLLFWLVTLAERRVLHWHQS
- a CDS encoding ABC transporter ATP-binding protein — translated: MGRATIEMSGIRRLYEQADLSEVVALDSIDLSIEPGTFVSVIGPSGCGKSTLLRLISGQERPSAGRVTVCGLSPREAAEAKAFGFVPQTPALLPWLSVLGNVTLPHRVNRRGVSSRRVKGRGDRSSGGDRVRPDLEAMLREVGLGESLHKLPAELSGGMKQRTAIVRAFGLRPDVLLLDEPFGALDEFTREALQEQLLELWEQTRATVVFVTHSISEAVRLSDKVVVMAPRPGRITEVIDIDLPRPRHQEVITSPEFHAYELALRESLRDAFSHSGVVR
- a CDS encoding exodeoxyribonuclease III, giving the protein MRIATWNINSIRSRIDRVEAFVERHSIDVLALQETKAKPDQIPTMGLEARGYELATVGYNQWNGVAIASRVGLADVQVGFEGMPTFNDAAEARAISAVCGGVRVMSVYVPNGRKPDDPHYAYKLEWMAALQKASGAWHGETSAMVGDWNVCPFDEDCFDPKQFTRSTHLTPPEREAYFAIEKDFKDVVRPFVPGPDAYTYFDYYRQRFERNRGLRIDFVLGSPAFAERVTGAFVDLDERNPAIGTGAPSDHAPVIVDLAD
- a CDS encoding endonuclease/exonuclease/phosphatase family protein gives rise to the protein MGERTEQHDTVWSRGTVCAFLLVATGAVMALHAWVPSAYGLGSLVETFLPWLGAVAVLLVLIGLLRRSVTAVIAFLVPALVWAWMFRPELSDHQADTPRHDLVVVQHNVGDTNKDIDGTVEKILAASPDVVTLDEVLPRRIDDYTRAFGDALPHHATSGTVGVWSAEPLVNPTPLDLRPGGVDASWRRALRVEVRPDDGPNVAVYAVHLPSTRLGLRGLNLSVRNESIRLLAKKLADDDADVLIVSGDLNTAYGDRALRPVTSQVSEPRHRFGFTFPAALPLIRIDHVLARGAVVEDVRPMDRTGSDHLPVVALLRWQ